In Deefgea piscis, the genomic window CACGCTGTGCTTGCATGTCGTGGCTGAAGTACAAAAACTCGGTGGCGTCGCTGCCTATATCGATGCCGAAAACGCACTCGATCCAATCTACGCCCAAAAACTCGGCGTCAATGTCTCTGACATGCTGATTTCTCAGCCAGATACTGGCGAGCAAGGCCTAGAAATTTGTGACATGTTGGTACGCTCAGGTGGCGTGGATATCATCGTCATCGACTCAGTAGCCGCGCTCACCCCAAAAGCTGAAATCGAAGGCGAAATGGGCGATGTTCACGTTGGCTTGCAAGCACGTTTAATGAGCCAAGCACTGCGTAAACTCACTGGCAATATCAAGCGCACCAATACATTGGTTATTTTCATTAACCAATTGCGCATGAAAATTGGCAATATGATGCCCGGCCAAAGCCCTGAAACCACCACCGGTGGTAATGCGCTGAAATTTTATGCTTCAGTTCGTCTGGACATCCGCCGGATTGGCGCAGTCAAAAAAGGCGAAGACATCATTGGTAACCAAACCAAAGTGAAAGTCGCCAAAAACAAAGTTGCGCCACCATTTCGCGTGATTAACTTTGACATCATGTATGGCGAAGGGATTTCCCGCGAAGGTGAAATCATCGAGCAAGGCGTAACGCACAAAATCGTCGAAAAAGCCGGTGCTTGGTATAGCTATGGCGGCAATAAAATTGGCCAAGGTTTGGAAAATTCACGCCAATACCTGAAAGACAACCCTGAAGTGGCCGATGAAATCGCGCGCAAAGTCAGAGAAAAACTCAGCGGTGCACCATTACCCATCGAAATGGATAATGGTGACGAACTAGGCGAATAAACTCGCGCCAGCACGCCAAAACAGCCTCACCCTTTTAGGTGGGGCTGTTGTTTTTAGTGCGCCAGCAAAGAGGATTTAAGAGTACATCATGGTTTCAATTCGCAATAAAGCGCTGCAATACCTTGGCCGACGCGACCATTCCCGACAAGAGCTAGCGCAAAAATTAGCGCTAGCCTATCCAGACGTCAACCCAGAAGAAATTAACGCCGTACTCGATGATTTTATTGAACGCGGCTGGCAATCGGATGAGCGCTTTGCCGAGCAATGGGTTTACTTTCGCAGCCAACGCTATGGTCAGCAAAGATTAAGGCATGAACTGCAAGAAAAAGGCGTGAACGCCGAGCTCATCGCCAGCGCCCTACTGCAAGCCATCGATAATGAAATCGACACCGCACGGCAGGTTTGGCAAAAAAAATTCAAAGCGGCACCGATTGATCATCAAGCACGCGGCAAACAGCTACGCTACCTCGCCAGCCGAGGATTTAGCCTGAACGTGATTTACCAAGTCGTGGGCGAGGCAGATGAATTTGACGGGTATAACGATGATATCGATTCGATATAAAGCCTAGCGCTAGATACCCATATTCAGGCAATATTCAGATCAGGTGTTGATGCTGTGCCGCAGGCACTTAAAACCACAAGCACGTAATCTGAACAACACCATGCATACGCTACCGACGCCCTCAACTCACTAGATTGGCCGCGATGGTAGCGTGTGCGTACAATGCGTGGATTCAAATCCACCGCATAAAAATCCATGTCTAACTCAACTGAATCGAATTATGTCGTCAACACACAGCAACTGGTTTGTGTGGCGAGCTTTTTAGCCAAAGAAGGCCATCAGACCGAGCTACTGGCTGCGCTGGCAGACCTGATTGCCGATACGCGCCGCGAAGCGGGCTGCATTCGTTACGAGCTCAATATCAGCCGCGATGAGCCACGCCGCATGACTTTTGTCGAAAAATTTGTCGATCTTGCCGCGTTTGAGCAGCACTGCGCCAAACCGGCCATTCAACATTATTTCCATCACATCATGCCGCAATGGGTTGAGTCGTATCAGGTAGAAACCTATCACCAAGTCATCGCCTAAATAAAAACCGCCATGCAGAATCAATCGCATGGCGGTTTTTTTACGCTGCTTAACCCTTAGATTTGCACTTCAACCTGCTGGCCAAGCACCCGAACGGCAAAGCTTTGAATTGAGCGCTCGGTGCTTTCATAACAAACGCCATCGCGCAAACGAAAACGTTGTTTTTTAAGTGGGCTTGCCACCCATAGCTCGCCGTCGTGCTCAACAATCAGACCGCGCGATAACACGCTGGCCCCAGCAAAAGGGTCAATATTATCCAGCGCAAACACTTGCTCATCGGCATACGGCCGAAAAATCGCCAACTGCCGCTCGCCCACTAAGGCACACACCCCAGTACCGGGCAAAATGGCATTCAAATCACAGACTGTATTCCAATTCATTATTCTCTCCTTTCGCTCGCCAATCAGTGCGAGTGCGTCGAATCCAAATCGATGTCGACGCCCCACTGCTGAGCGATATTGCGCCTTAAATAATCGGCTTAATGGCAATGACCTTGCGCTCGTCCAATTGTGCTGGGCGAATTTGCTCGCGCGCCGGCACAAATTGCACATTCGGGTCGTGCGCTTCACTATTAATAAAGTGGGCAAAACGCGCCAATTGATCGGCATCGCTCAATGTCGTTTTCCATTCGCACTGATATTGACTGCGGATACTCGCCAAATCGTTCTCTAATTGCTCGGCAATCCCAAGCTTGTCGTCAACAATCACCGAACGCAGATAATCCACACCGCCTTCCATGCTTAATAACCAGCTGGCCGTACGTTGCAATTTATCGGCAGTTGTCACGTAAAACATCATAAAGCGATCGAGATAGCGCAATAAAGTCTCGCGGTCTAAATCAGACGCCAGTAAATCAGCATGGCGCGGTTTCATCCCGCCATTGCCACATATATATAAATTCCAACCCGCGTCCGTGGCAATAATGCCAACGTCTTTACCCTGCGCTTCAGCACATTCGCGGGTACAGCCGGATACGCCAAATTTCATTTTATGCGGCGTGCGAATCCCTTTATAACGATGCTCAAGATCAACGCCCAAGCCCACACTGTCTTGCACGCCAAAACGGCACCAAGTGCTGCCGACACAGGTCTTCACCATCCGTAATGATTTGGCATACGCTTGGCCAGTTTCAAAACCAGCGTCGATCAAGCGCGACCAAATCACGGGTAAATCACCTTTGTGCGCGCCAAACAAACCAATGCGCTGCGCCCCGGTGACTTTGGTATACAGACCGTAGTCTTTGGCCACTGCCGCCAATGCCATCAAGCCTTCTGGCGTCACCTCGCCACCGGCCATACGTGGAATCACCGAATACGTGCCGTCTTTTTGCATATTGCCCAAAAACACATCATTGGTGTCTTGCAGCGGCGTATTGGCTGGCGACAAAACATAGTCG contains:
- the recA gene encoding recombinase RecA — encoded protein: MDDNKSKALTAALAQIERQFGKGAIMKMGDNQIESDLQVVSTGSLGLDLALGVGGLPRGRIVEIFGPESSGKTTLCLHVVAEVQKLGGVAAYIDAENALDPIYAQKLGVNVSDMLISQPDTGEQGLEICDMLVRSGGVDIIVIDSVAALTPKAEIEGEMGDVHVGLQARLMSQALRKLTGNIKRTNTLVIFINQLRMKIGNMMPGQSPETTTGGNALKFYASVRLDIRRIGAVKKGEDIIGNQTKVKVAKNKVAPPFRVINFDIMYGEGISREGEIIEQGVTHKIVEKAGAWYSYGGNKIGQGLENSRQYLKDNPEVADEIARKVREKLSGAPLPIEMDNGDELGE
- the recX gene encoding recombination regulator RecX is translated as MVSIRNKALQYLGRRDHSRQELAQKLALAYPDVNPEEINAVLDDFIERGWQSDERFAEQWVYFRSQRYGQQRLRHELQEKGVNAELIASALLQAIDNEIDTARQVWQKKFKAAPIDHQARGKQLRYLASRGFSLNVIYQVVGEADEFDGYNDDIDSI
- a CDS encoding putative quinol monooxygenase encodes the protein MSNSTESNYVVNTQQLVCVASFLAKEGHQTELLAALADLIADTRREAGCIRYELNISRDEPRRMTFVEKFVDLAAFEQHCAKPAIQHYFHHIMPQWVESYQVETYHQVIA
- the nirD gene encoding nitrite reductase small subunit NirD, with translation MNWNTVCDLNAILPGTGVCALVGERQLAIFRPYADEQVFALDNIDPFAGASVLSRGLIVEHDGELWVASPLKKQRFRLRDGVCYESTERSIQSFAVRVLGQQVEVQI